A genomic segment from Astyanax mexicanus isolate ESR-SI-001 unplaced genomic scaffold, AstMex3_surface scaffold_31, whole genome shotgun sequence encodes:
- the LOC111188262 gene encoding uncharacterized protein LOC111188262 translates to MAIAKAKHLDADIPACVMLLLSHFGEDQDKMFLTVDETCLPSEVDQLPSTPCIVVCGSSALTSEHFMVAVDQTIVNGNLTDFGDALVLMFATYYCLNISYPAEMAASLEFLQRCLFKINPDKGSKVEKRDSKKTLSINPKVLSLITNIADFEWRE, encoded by the exons ATGGCAATTGCCAAAGCTAAGCATCTAGATGCTGATATTCCTGCATGTGTGATGCTTCTTTTGAGCCATTTCGGTGAAGACCAGGACAAGATGTTCCTGACAGTTGATGAAACATGTCTGCCTTCTGAAGTTGATCAGCTTCCAAGCACACCGTGCATCGTTGTGTGTG GGAGTTCTGCCCTGACATCTGAACACTTCATGGTTGCAGTTGATCAGACCATCGTAAATGGAAATCTTACAGATTTTGGCGATGCCCTGGTACTGATGTTTGCAACATACTACTGCCTCAACATCAGCTATCCAGCAGAAATGGCAGCAAGTCTGGAATTCTTGCAGAG GTGCCTTTTCAAGATCAACCCGGACAAGGGGAGCAAAGTCGAGAAAAGGGACTCCAAGAAAACACTATCCATCAATCCCAAAGTTCTGTCTTTGATAACCAATATTGCAGACTTTGAATGGAGAGAGTAA
- the LOC111190847 gene encoding zinc-alpha-2-glycoprotein-like, with translation MGVSTAVCVLLLNAVFISTLAEKHSLFYIYSALNKDVSLPGIYEFTALGLLDDREIDYYNSKEQKKIPKQSWMMEKMQEDYWEKGTQSRKSKEQWFKVNVEILMQRMNHSYQDLHVLQWRHGCEIDESNGQVTFLNGIDQYSYDGSDFLSFDNSHRVWVAPVQAAEPTKRKWDGVSILNQYTQGYLEKECVDWLTKFMEYGKETLRKHSPPDVHAFAKKSVQDPKKVSLTCLATGFYPKDVDLCVRKFGTSIPDHLITTSGIRPNDDGTYQLRKSMEISGDDPADYDCCLTHSSLTEPVMKKWVKNINYVELALIGGAAAGVMVILLILLGVVLTVLIKKRKNGGAEHMQNVSTISQGYRAQGDSSSDGSSRTSEDRMDSTILLLHTAHPNGTETGVSDSDSGRGSNSPQGSDENILKKSEEKAAEEV, from the exons ATGGGGGTCTCTACAGCAGTGTGTGTTCTTCTACTGAACGCAGTATTCATCTCTACACTCGCAG AGAAACACTCCCTGTTCTACATTTACAGCGCCCTCAACAAAGATGTGTCTCTACCAGGAATCTACGAGTTCACAGCTCTGGGTCTGCTGGATGACCGAGAGATCGACTACTACAACAGtaaggagcagaagaagattcCTAAACAGAGCTGGATGATGGAGAAGATGCAGGAAGATTACTGGGAAAAAGGAACCCAGTCTCGCAAGAGTAAAGAACAGTGGTTCAAGGTTAACGTGGAGATTCTGATGCAGAGGATGAACCACAGTTACCAGG atcttcatgttcttcagtggagaCACGGCTGTGAGATCGATGAGTCCAATGGACAGGTGACGTTTCTGAATGGGATTGATCAGTACAGCTATGATGGATCAGATTTTCTCTCCTTTGATAATTCACACAGGGTCTGGGTCGCTCCGGTTCAAGCTGCAGAACCAACCAAGAGAAAATGGGATGGTGTTTCCATTCTGAACCAGTACACCCAGGGCTAcctggagaaagagtgtgtggacTGGCTCACCAAATTCATGGAGTACGgaaaagaaacactgagaaaacact CTCCTCCTGATGTTCATGCATTTGCAAAGAAATCTGTTCAAGACCCAAAAAAGGTGAGCCTGACCTGCCTGGCCACGGGATTCTACCCTAAAGACGTGGATCTGTGTGTGAGGAAGTTCGGCACGTCGATACCGGATCATCTGATCACAACTTCTGGAATCAGACCCAATGATGATggaacctaccagctgaggaagagtATGGAGATCAGTGGTGATGATCCAGCAGATTACGACTGTTGCTTGACTCACAGCTCCCTCACAGAACCAGTGATGAAGAAATGGG TAAAAAACATTAACTACGTTGAACTGGCTCTGATTGGAGGAGCAGCTGCAGGGGTGATGGTGATCTTGCTGATTTTGCTGGGCGTGGTCCTCACAGTTCTTATAAAGAAGAGGAAGAATG GTGGTGCAGAACATATGCAGAACGTCTCTACTATTTCTCAGGGATACAGAGCACAGG GTGACTCCAGCAGTGATGGATCCTCACGCACCAGTGAGGACAGGATGGATTCCACCATTCTGCTGCTGCACACTGCACATCCGAATG GTACTGAGACCGGGGTTTCTGACTCTGACTCTG GAAGAGGAAGTAATTCACCCCAGGGCAGTGATGAGAACATCCTGAAGAAATCTGAGG aGAAAGCGGCTGAAGAAGTGTGA